The following coding sequences are from one Kallotenue papyrolyticum window:
- the gatA gene encoding Asp-tRNA(Asn)/Glu-tRNA(Gln) amidotransferase subunit GatA, whose protein sequence is MLMDLLQLTIAEAHALLVRREISAVELTRAALERILAVDNTLKAFLDIDDEGALAQAAVADQRIAGGNAQPLTGIPLAIKDVLCVRGTITTCGSRMLENWVAPYDATAVARLKAQDAVLIGKTNLDEFAMGSSTENSAFVVTRNPWDPTRVPGGSSGGSAVAVAAGEALGSLGTDTGGSIRQPAALCGVTGLKPTYGRVSRYGLVAFASSLDQIGPFARTARDCALLLEAIAGADINDSTAAREPVPSYAAMLDGDIRGLRIGVPREYFVAGMEAGVEQAVRAAIDCLRELGAAIVDISLPHTRYALPTYYIIAPSEASANLARFNGVRYGLHIEGENVIEEMELTRGAGFGPEVRRRIMLGTYALSAGYYDAYYRRAQQVRTLIRRDFQQAFQQVDVIAAATSPTVAFPIGAKLDDPLAMYLSDVLTLPASLAGVPGLSLPCGFADGLPVGLQLLGRPFDEATLLKVGDVYQRATDWHTRRPDLTALTGNEP, encoded by the coding sequence ATGCTTATGGATCTGTTGCAACTAACGATTGCCGAGGCCCACGCGCTGCTGGTGCGGCGCGAGATCAGCGCTGTTGAGCTGACGCGCGCCGCGCTGGAGCGCATTCTGGCCGTTGACAACACCCTCAAAGCCTTTCTCGACATCGACGATGAGGGCGCGCTGGCCCAGGCCGCCGTCGCCGATCAACGTATCGCCGGCGGCAACGCGCAGCCACTGACCGGCATTCCATTGGCGATCAAGGATGTCCTGTGCGTGCGCGGCACCATCACCACCTGCGGCTCACGCATGCTGGAAAACTGGGTCGCGCCCTACGACGCCACCGCCGTCGCGCGGCTTAAGGCTCAAGACGCGGTGTTGATCGGCAAGACCAACCTGGACGAATTCGCCATGGGCTCGTCCACCGAGAACAGCGCCTTTGTGGTGACGCGCAACCCGTGGGATCCCACACGCGTGCCCGGTGGCTCGTCGGGCGGCTCGGCGGTGGCCGTGGCTGCTGGCGAAGCGCTGGGCAGCCTGGGCACCGACACCGGCGGCTCGATCCGGCAGCCGGCGGCGCTGTGTGGCGTGACCGGGCTCAAGCCCACCTATGGCCGGGTGTCGCGCTACGGGTTGGTGGCCTTCGCGTCATCGCTGGATCAGATCGGCCCCTTTGCGCGCACTGCGCGGGATTGTGCGTTGCTGCTGGAGGCGATCGCCGGTGCGGATATCAACGACTCGACCGCGGCGCGCGAGCCGGTGCCATCCTACGCCGCCATGCTCGACGGCGATATCCGCGGACTGCGCATCGGCGTACCGCGCGAGTACTTCGTCGCGGGCATGGAAGCGGGCGTGGAACAGGCGGTCCGCGCCGCGATCGACTGTCTGCGCGAGCTGGGCGCCGCGATCGTTGACATCTCGCTGCCGCACACGCGCTACGCGCTGCCGACGTATTACATTATTGCCCCCTCGGAAGCCAGCGCCAACCTGGCGCGCTTCAACGGCGTGCGCTATGGCCTGCACATCGAGGGCGAGAACGTGATCGAGGAGATGGAGCTGACGCGCGGCGCCGGCTTCGGCCCCGAGGTGCGGCGGCGGATCATGCTGGGGACCTACGCGCTCTCGGCGGGCTACTATGATGCCTATTACCGGCGCGCGCAGCAGGTGCGCACGCTGATCCGGCGCGACTTCCAGCAGGCCTTCCAGCAGGTGGATGTGATCGCCGCCGCCACCTCACCGACGGTCGCTTTCCCAATCGGCGCTAAGCTGGACGATCCGCTGGCAATGTACCTCAGTGACGTGCTGACGCTGCCGGCCAGTCTGGCGGGCGTGCCCGGCCTATCACTGCCCTGCGGTTTTGCCGATGGTCTGCCGGTAGGCCTGCAACTGCTGGGGCGGCCCTTCGACGAAGCCACGCTGCTCAAGGTTGGCGATGTCTATCAGCGCGCCACCGACTGGCACACGCGCCGGCCCGATCTGACGGCGCTAACCGGCAACGAACCATAA